ATGTATAGCATAAGCGGTATGCagggagctgtcagtggagagattagtagatgaatatgtttgagtggtgtctttaaaggtaggaaaaatcacaatatgaagataaacttggaattcaagaggacagattggggcaaatatttgtttataggaaggagattaaggaattggtataacttaccaagggagatgttcaataaatttccatttccttcaaaatcacttaagaaaaggctaggaaaacaacatatctaccacctgggtgactgctcaaaatgcagatcagtagtgattaattgattggcACTGAGATAATTTCAGCTTGACAACACCTGCATGTAATCCTCAAAGAATAGGCTAAACCTTTTCACCCCAGAAATAGCAAATCCTAACTGCAAAGGAACACGTCAACATACCAGCAAATCATTATTGTGTATCACTTACTctgtacaaaacaaaacaaaaatacaaactgctGATGGTTAATGGTTCTATATAGGACACATGACATAATGGACATAACTATTTAAAGTTCAGTAAAATCTCCTCTCTTTATTATTGCAGACTGATTCCCAGGAGAAGTTGTCATGAATTTAGGAACCAAGGATTGAACACTaacaaaatagtatttaaaatcacCTTTGGACACATGTTCCATTGTCATCCCAGGTATAGTAGCACAGGAACTAAATTTATCTATTCAAATTTATACTGTTCACAAGATAGAATCTATGCAGGAATTATCCTTCTGATATTTAGGTACAGCTATTATTCAATTTACACCACTCCCTTCCTTTCTTGTTTAAATTCATGCtgattacatatttaattatactGCAACCCCTTTTccttggttaggttaggttacaagTGGGAGGTTACTACATAATCTTGCACTGCAACCAATTATAGCTACTGTGCTCCCCCGCCACTGCCCACACGGAGAatgtgaaacccagtgttggcagaTAGCTTAtccctgtcgaatagcacgaagggtcCTGCTCAAAGCGCAACGTCTGATGAACGAATCATTACCAACAGCATCACATGCCCTTATTCTATACGAGCACTGAAGAGAAGTTTGCTACTGAAAGTGAGCTTTTGGTATGACCAGCATTCAGATGGTGAAATTTTTCCACCAACTGAACTCGAACAAACTAACCGCAGCAtgagaccataaagacttgacaagttaacgatcatggtcaccatgcAGGCTAGTTTCCAAAGTAAATCCTTACAGTAAAAGTAGGTGACGTGTTGTTTTATTAGGCAGAAGATACTGAATTAATATTACTGTATCAACTTGCATATAGGTAGCAAGAAGGCAGTTGTCACCAAACCACCAGAGTTTCTGTGTGAACCCACACAGTTCATGTATGGgttaaaaaatatacagtatatataaaactgAGTAGGCTACGTAGATTAACTGCTACCCACGCACTAAAACAAAGCATGTTATCCATGGTAAGTTATCCCCATACAAATCTTGCTTGTTAAAGACTTACCTTACCTAATTCAACATTAAGCAACTGCAACGAATCACCACTTGCAGATTCTACTGGCACTGAAAATACAGAATTGTAGATCAACTTACATTACTCTGAAAATTCATATTTATGTTAGTTTTTGTAATACGAATACCATTTTTGATCAATTAGATAATGAAAACCAACCTTCACACAGAAATGTTGCATCTGAATCAAATACACTTTGATTACCCTCTGCAGATAGTTTGATGAGTCCCTGAACTCTATCATACAGAGGGTTGGCCTTAATTTCTGTGTGTGGCCCACCACCAGTTTGCAGTCTCTGCTGCCTCAGCTTTGCACAGTActtcctcgtttcctttttaagGGAGTCAAATTTTTGGCGTAGCTGCTCACCCGTTCTTCCTGTTGTGGTCTGGGCATTGAAATCTGCAGCAATTTTCTCCCAAGCCTTTGTCTATAAAAATGAGAACAATTAACTTAGGATCCAGATGTATACCTATAATATATTTACTTTACTTGCATTTGATAATACAGGCTCTTACTAAAGGGCAAACAATAACTTACTGGGAGACTAGAACCAATGCTACAATGAACAAATCTGAATTAAATTGTTAATGGTCAGCAGTCTATCATAATACTAAAATAGATTACAATTTGACTGCacaatgaaataatactaaacGAACACTAACCTTTTCGTTAGACGTCACTGCATCCGTCCTCTTATTTTCCACGACGTCCTTATAACACTCTACAGTGCGTATTAGCTGTAAAGCTTCTTCATAGGTGTAATTTTGAGCCCTTTTCTTCTGCTGCTGCGACATGATGTTTAATAACTACTTCAAACACAAGCAAAAAAATGAATCACAATTACTAATGCACacgtggtgttgttgttgttgtcaaaaAGTAACAGTAGAAGATCGTAGTGCGGGTCGATTTTATGATGCAAGCATTGCCAACCTTCTTCGTCACTGGGGTTATACCCGGTATAGCTAACCACGGAATAATGTGGAATGGTACAACAGACTCTCGAGGATATACCAGGAATAGCCTATACCGGGAATAGCTATACGGAGATTTATTCCTTGTTCGTACAACTGGCCCTTAATATAGTACAGGCTTaaccattcaatatagaagagaacagtatttgaactaaggaatggatgaaaaggatgcacaaaaaggagaggtcaataatgacaaagaggagagAATTTTTTTTAATGTGCCTTACGTCCTCAAGGTGTCAGGaggggcatattaaagaaaattttctcagaaatcatgtattctagagcccttagacattaTTCTCTATATAACATACAGTCTGACCTTTATtcgaggaataaaatgagctaatcactaatCACCTTTTCTAAATGGATTCAATGTCTgaacaaaatacttattttgagagaatgtACATTCAGATTTTAAGCTATTTTATCTCTCATATGCCACAGGCGCttctgctctttccttaacacacatatcttccagcacattgtggatgtgagggtaacccagagtaatcgcctgtgttgacattttgtttagcagactggtgtatccagtctcaaaatCACTGACGAAAGATTTGTGACATAACTTCTTCTCCCTTTTTGCTAGCTGCttacgtcataccaacacagatagatcttatggcgacgatgtgataggaaaggcttaggagttggaaggaagcagccatggtcttaattaaggtacagccccagcatttgcctggtgtgaaaatgggaaacctcagaaaaccatcttcagggctgccgacagtgggtttcaaacccactacctcccggatgcgagctcacagccgcgtgccccagaccgcacgtccaactcgcccggttaacttaTTCTACACTATTTACGATATGAGTAATAATTTTTTACATGTGGttctaatggtggtgcagtagtgttggaagaTATTAGTTAAAAAAAAGTACAATGTGCCAACCATCCTCCagtataatcagaggggaaaatagaagagctgcaacccctaaaccaaagtaatttcgatactgacagtaaaaagtacagactaatccaaccccaaaCTTAATATACGCGCTAACAGTTTCCGATATTGTcacacatttctttaacataattCTCATATCTGTACAAGTTTGAAGCAGTAGCATTATAAGAAATATTAAACCTAGTGACCTAGTGTTTTTGATTGGGAGTCTGCTCATATGCCGGGTTCAAGTCTGACATAACAAGAAATACCAAAGGTAGAGATCTTGAACAGCAGTACACTCACATCTTGAAAATGTTCAGACACCATTCTCTTCTGTAGTGCCTGTAACTCAGAACTCAAAAAGCACACTTTATTCTGAGAATAGCATtcattaattgcagaattttatCTTTAAGCAACTATTGGGCAATATCTCATCTGTAAATTAGCACTTCACAGTGTTTGCAATAGATTATTACTGTCAggtcacagttattcattgaacatctctcttcaaacagtcaaggttttcaaagactctgaggtgccaaaATGATGCACAGGAATTCACATTCAACGGAGTAAAACTACAGACATATGCTGTAATTCAGCTTCCTCAAATACCTCTAGACCTAACCTGAATCATACTCGCTGACATGAAATTagcatgtcatcagtttaccccctgAGCTATCAGATGAAAACCCATTGAACTGAAAGCCACACTAAcagaagattgcaatggactgtgattagagtagcaacaggcagagcaaggaaagatgataaaAATATCTTGCATCTTCTCCAAAATTTTCCACTGCATCTCCACATTCATCAGGGTGTTTGCTTTAGATGAACTATGCTCACAGTAAACTTCCAAGGCAGAATTTTTCTACATGCTCACCCAACATCCATGTCACTGTAGaggtttaaatgatgcaaatctgacttggaatttcttttggaggaaaaatgttCTCCATGAGAGCCAGGGAGCTACTGGCCATAACCTAATTATATCTAGAACCCACCATTTTCCAGCACCtcagcaactactagcactgcaattggctaATATTATAGGAAATGATGTCAATACCACAAAGATACCATTACCACAAATGCAGAATAAAGAAATGACCACACACCCTCCAGAAATCCATTTCTATAACCAAGAGAGGTAATCAATTAACATCAGTCAGTCAATAGGTATTTATCACTtgaaatgccctgaagcctcaatcttgagacactgctaatcacaactttgtcactagctggacctaaccaaggctcCTTCAACATGAAGCCTCCAACACTGATCCTAATTTATGATACCATCAAACATAGAATGCATTGCCGTCTCCCTAGTAAATGCCAGAGGCCAACTGTCCACCGGGCGGTCATTATCCGGTGGCATAtaccaccagaacccctttccttgtccCATGAATGATGTTTTTCTCACTAGTTTGACCCATACATGTACATCAATAGTGTGGTTTGTAGTTCCTAtgggttggcagctttgtgtagtgcgctGTGGCAcattcccagacaaagaaacaaaactgagT
This DNA window, taken from Anabrus simplex isolate iqAnaSimp1 chromosome X, ASM4041472v1, whole genome shotgun sequence, encodes the following:
- the LOC137503196 gene encoding myb/SANT-like DNA-binding domain-containing protein 3 — protein: MSQQQKKRAQNYTYEEALQLIRTVECYKDVVENKRTDAVTSNEKTKAWEKIAADFNAQTTTGRTGEQLRQKFDSLKKETRKYCAKLRQQRLQTGGGPHTEIKANPLYDRVQGLIKLSAEGNQSVFDSDATFLCEVPVESASGDSLQLLNVELGYRHSN